One window of the Sparus aurata chromosome 7, fSpaAur1.1, whole genome shotgun sequence genome contains the following:
- the sephs3 gene encoding selenide, water dikinase 3, protein MSGSTSPPPSAEVVGTEGCFPPGYKPFKPEEHGLERGFRLTAFSDLKGUGCKVPQEALLKLLAGLEADRADGSGKAGDQVSDFSQQLPGPRLGVGMDCCVIPLRHGGLSLVQTTDFFYPLVEDPYMMGRIACANVLSDLYAMGITECDNMLMLLSVSQKMNDKDRERVMPLMIQGFRDAAEEGGTSVTGGQTVINPWIIVGGVASVVCQPNEFIMPDGAVPGDVLVLTKPLGTQVAVNAHQWLDQPERWNKIKLVVTKEEVKEAYQEAMFSMATLNRTAAGLMHKFQAHAATDVTGFGLLGHANNLAAQQRNEVAFVIHNLPIIAKMAAISKACGNLFNLIQGTSAETSGGLLVCLPREQAAKFCSEMKSQSSGAGGQGAAGGAWIIGIVEKGDRHARIIDKPRIIEVPPRGSQAANQDNSSNSPAPSPNLS, encoded by the exons ATGTCGGGCTCAACTTCCCCTCCTCCCTCGGCAGAGGTTGTAGGAACCGAGGGGTGTTTCCCCCCCGGATACAAGCCTTTCAAACCCGAGGAGCACGGCCTGGAGCGCGGGTTCCGTCTCACAGCCTTTTCGGACCTGAAGGGATGAGGCTGCAAGGTCCCGCAGGAGGCTCTGCTCAAACTCCTGGCGGGACTGGAGGCGGACCGGGCCGATGGGTCAGGAAAGGCCGGAGACCAAGTATCGGACTTCAGCCAACAGTTGCCCGGACCCCGACTCG GTGTCGGGATGGACTGCTGTGTTATTCCTCTGAGGCATGGAGGACTCTCACTGGTCCAGACCACAGACTTCTTCTACCCTCTGGTAGAGGATCCGTACATGATG gGTAGGATAGCGTGTGCTAATGTCCTCAGTGACCTCTATGCCATGGGGATCACCGAGTGTGACAACATGTTGATGCTGCTGAGTGTCAGCCAGAAGATGAATGACAAG GATCGTGAGCGGGTGATGCCGCTGATGATTCAGGGTTTTCGTGAcgcagcagaggagggagggacttCTGTAACGGGAGGCCAGACAGTGATCAACCCCTGGATCATTGTAGGAGGAGTAGCATCAGTCGTCTGTCAGCCTAATGAGTTTATCAT GCCGGATGGTGCTGTGCCAGGCGATGTGTTGGTTCTGACTAAACCTCTGGGAACACAGGTGGCTGTGAATGCTCACCAATGGCTCGATCAG CCTGAGAGGTGGAACAAGATCAAGCTTGTTGTCACCAAAGAGGAAGTTAAAGAGGCCTATCAGGAAGCCATGTTCTCCATGGCAACGCTAAACCGGACAG CGGCAGGGCTAATGCACAAGTTCCAGGCCCACGCTGCAACAGATGTGACAGGTTTCGGGTTGCTAGGTCATGCCAACAACCTGGCAGCACAGCAACGAAATGAGGTGGCATTCGTCATCCACAACCTACCAATCAtagccaagatggctgccatcaGTAAAGcctgtggaaatctgttcaacTTGATTCAGGGCACATCAGCAGAGACTTCTG GTGGGCTACTGGTGTGTCTGCCCAGAGAGCAGGCAGCTAAGTTTTGCTCAGAGATGAAGAGCCAGAGCTCTGGAGCTGGAGGTCAGGGGGCAGCGGGCGGAGCATGGATAATTGGAATTGTAGAGAAAGGCGACCGCCATGCTCGCATCATTGACAAGCCCCGTATTATAGAGGTTCCGCCACGAGGAAGTCAGGCTGCAAATCAGGACAACAGCTCCAACAGCCCTGCTCCGAGCCCCAATTTGTCATAG